The following are encoded together in the Daucus carota subsp. sativus chromosome 5, DH1 v3.0, whole genome shotgun sequence genome:
- the LOC108223338 gene encoding kinesin-like protein KIN-13B, with amino-acid sequence MNAVGKRSGASAAHHQRQYSDNFLETTSSSSNGRWLQSAGLQHLQSANPPPQDYGFYGGQGSRMYRNPQRTFSGSSDLFAEPLTPPGNARGQRKNGGDDPNEFSPGLLDLHAFDTELIPEMPAPAMVDASMYRSSRGRSFDDSEPYYGASKPSSRARNMPENNTLKPFVPDKEKASNVAKIKVVVRKRPLNKKELAKNEEDIVTIESQSNFLTVHETKFKVDLTEYVEKHEFVFDAVLSEEVSNDEVYSETVEPIVPIIFQRTKATCFAYGQTGSGKTFTMKPLPLKASRDILTLMQRNYRNQGFQLYFSFFEIYGGKLYDLLNDRKKLCMREDGSKQVCIVGLQEYRVSDVETIKELIERGNATRSTGTTGANEESSRSHAILQLAVKRSADGSETKPAKVVGKLSFIDLAGSERGADTTDNDKQTRMEGAEINKSLLALKECIRALDNDQGHIPFRGSKLTEVLRDSFVGNSRTVMISCISPNAGSCEHTLNTLRYADRVKSLSKGNKKDTSSSTLNLRESTTIPLSSSLPRVSTYEDDIADSWPEQADGEDYDASEEFYEPEKPTWKKNMKPEVSSYASEDKMRRFSGQTKLKEPAKFDTKNSHPDDDLNALLKEEEDLVNAHRKQVEDTMDIVREEMNLLVEADQPGNQLDDYVSRLNAILSQKAEGILQLQNRLAQFQRRLKEHNVLVSSSGF; translated from the exons ATGAACGCCGTCGGGAAAAGATCCGGTGCGTCGGCGGCACATCACCAGCGCCAATACTCCGATAACTTTCTCGAAACGACGTCGTCTTCATCGAACGGCCGGTGGCTCCAATCGGCCGGTCTGCAACACCTCCAGTCGGCCAATCCTCCTCCACAG GATTATGGATTTTACGGAGGTCAGGGATCGAGAATGTATCGGAATCCGCAGAGGACGTTTAGCGGAAGCAGTGATTTGTTCGCGGAGCCGTTGACTCCGCCGGGAAATGCAAGAGGTCAGAGGAAGAATGGAGGCGATGATCCGAATGAGTTTAGTCCTGGTCTTTTAGATCTGCACGCTTTCGATACCGAGCTTATTCCTGAG ATGCCAGCTCCAGCAATGGTAGATGCTTCTATGTATCGTTCTTCACGAGGTCGAAGTTTTGATGATTCTGAACCATACTATGGAGCTAGCAAGCCCAGTAGCAGAGCTCGTAATATGCCAGAGAACAATACTTTGAAACCTTTTGTTCCTGATAAAGAGAAGGCTAGCAATGTAGCAAAGATCAAAGTTGTG GTTCGGAAGAGACCATTAAACAAAAAGGAGCTGGCAAAAAACGAAGAAGACATTGTAACTATCGAGTCACAGTCGAATTTTCTTACAGTTCATGAGACTAAATTTAAG gttgacTTGACAGAGTATGTGGAGAAGCATGAATTTGTATTTGATGCAGTGCTGAGTGAGGAGGTTTCAAATGATGAA GTTTATAGCGAAACTGTGGAGCCAATAGTTCCAATAATATTTCAGCGGACGAAAGCTACTTGCTTTGCGTATGGGCAAACAG GAAGTGGAAAAACTTTTACGATGAAACCATTGCCACTCAAGGCATCCAGAGATATTTTAACACTGATGCAGCGTAATTACCGCAACCAAGGCTTTCAATTGTATTTCAGTTTTTTTGAGATATATGGGGGAAAACTTTATGATCTTCTCAATGACCGGAA AAAACTTTGCATGCGAGAGGATGGAAGTAAACAAGTTTGCATTGTGGGTTTGCAAGAATACAGAGTATCAGATGTGGAGACAATAAAAGAGCTCATCGAAAGAGGCAATGCAACAAGGAGTACTGGGACGACAGGTGCAAATGAAGAATCCTCCCGATCACATGCCATACTTCAGCTTGCTGTTAAGAGGTCAGCAGATGGGAGTGAAACCAAGCCTGCTAAAGTTGTTGGCAAACTCTCCTTCATCGATCTTGCCGGAAGTGAACGTGGAGCAGATACTACAGATAATGATAAGCAGACAAG AATGGAAGGTGCTGAAATCAACAAAAGCTTGCTTGCACTGAAAGAATGTATAAGGGCTCTTGACAATGATCAGGGTCATATACCATTTAGAGGCAGTAAATTAACTGAAGTACTGCGGGATTCATTTGTTGGAAACTCTCGGACTGTCATGATCTCTTGCATCTCACCCAATGCTGGATCATGCGAACATACTCTTAACACCTTAAGATATGCTGACAG AGTGAAGAGTCTTTCAAAAGGGAACAAGAAGGACACATCATCTTCAACCTTAAACTTGAGGGAATCTACCACCATACCATTATCATCTTCTTTACCTCGGGTGTCAACTTATGAAGATGACATAGCTGATTCATGGCCTGAACAAGCTGATGGCGAGGATTATGATGCATCAGAGGAGTTCTATGAGCCAGAGAAACCAACATGGAAGAAAAATATGAAACCTGAAGTATCATCCTATGCTTCAGAAGATAAAATGAGGAGATTTAGTGGCCAGACAAAACTGAAAGAGCCAGCTAAATTTGATACGAAAAATTCACATCCTGACGACGATCTGAATGCCCTCCTAAAG GAAGAGGAAGACCTTGTGAACGCTCACAGAAAACAGGTGGAGGATACCATGGATATTGTTAGAGAG GAGATGAATTTGTTGGTCGAGGCAGATCAACCAGGAAATCAGCTAGACGACTATGTCTCCAGGTTAAATGCAATTCTTTCGCAGAAGGCTGAAGGCATCCTGCAGTTGCAAAACCGTCTGGCTCAGTTTCAGAGGCGTCTAAAAGAGCATAATGTTCTGGTTTCTTCATCTGGTTTCTAA
- the LOC108221136 gene encoding mitochondrial arginine transporter BAC2 translates to MDFWPEFLANSWGKEFVAGGFGGVAGIVSGYPLDTVRIRQQQGGGGSRTALSIFRNVVEKDGLNGLYRGMGAPLASVTIQNALVFQTYALLSRACDSSVHPTDPPSYKGVLLGGFGTGAIQSLILAPVELVKIRIQLQGNDPNKAVQVQKLEGPTSVAKGIYRAEGLRGIYRGFTITVLRDAPSYGAYFLTYQYEFVREQLHPGCRKSGQETCKTMLMAGGLAGVASWICCYPLDVVKTRLQAQSPSSPLMYNGIVDCLQKSVKQEGYNVLFRGLGTAVARAFVVNGAVFTAYESALRLFFNGNDNKHETVLSDHTI, encoded by the exons ATGGATTTTTGGCCGGAGTTTCTTGCCAATAGCTGGGGGAAAGAGTTTGTGGCCGGAGGGTTTGGTGGGGTCGCCGGAATAGTGTCCGGATATCCGCTAGACACGGTGAGGATACGGCAGCAGCAAGGTGGTGGTGGGTCCAGGACGGCGCTgagtatcttcaggaatgttgttgAGAAAGATGGTCTTAATGGTCTGTACAGAGGCATGGGTGCACCCTTGGCTTCTGTTACTATTCAG AATGCGTTGGTTTTCCAGACATATGCACTGCTATCACGAGCGTGTGACTCATCAGTTCACCCCACAGACCCTCCGTCTTACAAAGGAGTTTTGCTGGGAGGATTCGGAACTGGTGCCATACAAAGCTTAATACTGGCACCTGTTGAACTTGTTAAAATTCGAATACAGTTGCAGGGGAATGACCCTAACAAGGCTGTACAAGTACAGAAGCTTGAGGGTCCTACTAGTGTTGCCAAAGGCATATACAGGGCGGAAGGGCTACGGGGAATCTATCGAGGTTTTACCATCACAGTACTAAGAGATGCTCCTTCGTATGGTGCCTACTTTTTGACATAT CAATATGAATTTGTTCGAGAGCAGCTTCATCCTGGATGCCGAAAAAGTGGCCAAGAAACCTGCAAAACAATGCTTATGGCAGGAGGTCTTGCTGGTGTTGCAAGCTGGATATGCTGCTACCCTCTAGATGTTGTTAAAACCAGGCTTCAAGCTCAGTCTCCATCATCTCCACTAATGTACAATGGTATTGTTGACTGCTTACAGAAGAGTGTTAAACAAGAAGGATATAATGTCCTATTTCGAGGATTGGGAACTGCAGTTGCTAGAGCATTTGTAGTTAATGGGGCTGTCTTTACTGCTTATGAATCAGCTTTAAGGTTATTCTTTAACGGCAACGACAACAAGCATGAAACTGTTCTGTCAGACCACACAATCTAG